In Malus sylvestris chromosome 15, drMalSylv7.2, whole genome shotgun sequence, a single genomic region encodes these proteins:
- the LOC126605909 gene encoding oxysterol-binding protein-related protein 1C-like isoform X1: MHPFCCISTLSDHSPDLHMTSFGSRSDTHARIAKIDPNSVNNHSYSHSHCSADYGRLSQRTTAAAAAAAVAVVARPPSAREQPVDVQINDIVGNGVSGILFKWVNYGKGWRPRWFVLQDGVLSYYKIHGPDRIFVTVETEKGSKVIGDESMRRISRHKNGIPHKLRRKPFGEVHLKVSSIRESRSDDKRFSIFTGTKRLHLRAETREDRHEWVEALQAVKDMFPRISNSELMAPVDNVALSTDKVRQRLVEEGVREAAIQDTEQIMRTEFAALQNQLLLLKQKQWLLIDTLRQLETEKVDLENTVVDESRQLKDSGASSRSRQDKFSEGSASESDEDNERVDAAEEETDEEDNAFFDTRDFLSSSSFKSNGSEYRISSVSSDDEGINAIEAEDGLDPSMRSVGTNFPLVKRRNKLPDPVEKEKSVSLWSMIKDNIGKDLTKICLPVYFNEPLSTLQKGFEDLEYSYLLDRAYEWGKRGNSLMRILNVAAFAVSGYASTEGRICKPFNPLLGETYEADYPDKGLRFFSEKVSHHPMIIACHCEGQGWKFWGDSNLKSKFWGRSIQLDPVGVLTLEFDDGEVLQWSKVTTSIYNLILGKLYCDHYGTMRLQGKHEYSCKLKFKEQSIIDRNPHQVHGIVQDKNGKTAATMFGKWDESMHYVLGDCSGKGKGSDSLSDSRLLWRRNKPPKFPTRYNLTRFAITLNELTPGLKFDRVQEKLPPTDSRLRPDQRYLENGEYEMANAEKLRLEQRQRQARKMQEQGWKPQWFAKDKGSDTYGYTGGYWEAREQGNWDSCPDIFGQVPCEPQLD; this comes from the exons ATGCATCCCTTCTGCTGCATCTCCACGCTCTCCGATCATTCACCGGACCTCCACATGACCTCCTTCGGCTCCAGATCCGACACCCACGCCCGCATCGCCAAAATCGACCCGAACAGCGTCAACAATCACAGCTACAGCCACAGCCATTGCAGCGCCGACTACGGACGCCTCAGTCAGCGCACCACGgcggctgctgctgctgccgccGTGGCAGTCGTGGCTCGGCCGCCCTCGGCAAGGGAGCAGCCGGTCGACGTCCAGATAAACGACATCGTCGGGAATGGCGTGTCCGGAATTCTGTTCAAGTGGGTGAATTACGGCAAGGGGTGGCGGCCGAGGTGGTTCGTTCTGCAAGACGGAGTTTTGTCGTATTATAAGATTCACGGCCCTGATAGGATCTTCGTTACGGTTGAGACTGAGAAAGGATCAAAAGTCATCGGCGACGAATCGATGCGGCGGATTTCGAGGCATAAGAACGGCATTCCTCATAAGCTCCGCCGCAAGCCTTTCGGCGAAGTCCATCTCAAG GTTTCGAGCATCCGCGAAAGCAGATCGGATGATAAGAGGTTTTCGATCTTCACAGGCACAAAGAGGTTGCATTTGAGGGCAGAGACTCGAGAAGATCGACACGAATGGGTGGAAGCATTGCAGGCTGTGAAAGACATGTTCCCGCGGATCTCCAACAGCGAGTTGATGGCTCCGGTCGACAATGTCGCCCTTTCTACTGATAAGGTGAGGCAGCGGCTTGTTGAAGAAGGTGTTAGGGAGGCTGCCATTCAGGACACGGAGCAGATAATGAGGACTGAGTTTGCCGCGTTGCAGAACCAGCTCTTGCTGCTCAAGCAGAAGCAGTGGCTCCTTATTGACACGCTGCGACAGTTAGAG ACAGAAAAGGTAGATTTGGAGAATACAGTGGTAGATGAGAGCCGACAGTTGAAAGATTCTGGGGCTTCCTCTAGATCAAGGCAAGACAAATTCAGTG AAGGGAGTGCAAGTGAATCAGATGAGGATAATGAAAGAGTTGATGctgcagaagaagaaacagaTGAAGAGGACAATGCTTTCTTTGATACTCGTGATTTTCTATCATCTAGTTCTTTTAAAAGTAATGGGTCCGAGTATCGGATATCATCTGTGTCTTCAGACGATGAAGGGATAAATGCCATTGAAGCAGAAGATGGTCTTGATCCATCTATGAGATCTGTTGGAACTAACTTTCCTCTTGTCAAGCGCCGTAATAAGTTGCCGGACCCTGTTGAAAAAGAGAAGAGTGTTAGTCTTTGGTCAATGATTAAGGATAACATTGGGAAGGATCTCACAAAAATATGTCTTCCTGTATACTTTAATGAGCCTCTATCTACTCTACAAAAGGGTTTTGAGGATTTGGAATACTCGTATCTCCTTGATCGAGCATATGAATGGGGTAAAAGG GGTAATAGCCTTATGAGGATACTTAATGTGGCTGCTTTTGCTGTGTCTGGATATGCATCAACTGAAGGAAGAATTTGCAAGCCATTCAACCCATTATTAGGGGAAACATACGAGGCTGACTATCCAGACAAAGGCCTCCGATTCTTCTCAGAGAAG GTTAGTCATCACCCCATGATTATCGCTTGCCACTGTGAGGGTCAAGGATGGAAATTCTGGGGAGACAGCAATTTGAAGAGCAAATTCTGGGGTCGCTCGATTCAGCTTGATCCTGTTGGTGTCCTGACCTTGGAATTTGATGATGGGGAAGTTCTTCAGTGGAGTAAA GTTACAACGTCCATTTACAACCTTATCTTGGGAAAGCTTTACTGTGATCACTATGGGACGATGCGATTACAAGGAAAGCATGAATATTCATGTAAGCTGAAATTTAAGGAGCAGTCTATCATTGACCGAAATCCGCACCAG GTACATGGTATAGTTCAAGATAAGAATGGGAAAACGGCTGCAACAATGTTTGGCAAATGGGATGAGAGCATGCACTACGTTTTAGGAGACTGTTCAGGGAAGGGAAAAGGATCCGACTCTTTATCTGACTCCCGCCTGCTCTGGAGGAGGAACAAGCCACCCAAGTTTCCAACTAGATACAACTTAACACGCTTTGCCATCACATTGAATGAACTCACACCTGGACTGAAG TTTGATCGCGTGCAGGAGAAGTTGCCCCCAACAGATTCAAGGCTCAGACCCGATCAAAGGTATTTGGAAAATGGGGAGTATGAAATGGCAAATGCAGAGAAGTTGAGGCTGGAACAGAGACAACGGCAG GCACGAAAGATGCAAGAGCAGGGTTGGAAACCGCAGTGGTTTGCAAAGGATAAAGGAAGCGACACATACGGCTACACCGGTGGATATTGGGAGGCAAGGGAACAAGGAAACTGGGATTCATGTCCTGACATTTTTGGGCAAGTCCCTTGTGAACCGCAACTTGACTga
- the LOC126605909 gene encoding oxysterol-binding protein-related protein 1C-like isoform X2, producing MHPFCCISTLSDHSPDLHMTSFGSRSDTHARIAKIDPNSVNNHSYSHSHCSADYGRLSQRTTAAAAAAAVAVVARPPSAREQPVDVQINDIVGNGVSGILFKWVNYGKGWRPRWFVLQDGVLSYYKIHGPDRIFVTVETEKGSKVIGDESMRRISRHKNGIPHKLRRKPFGEVHLKVSSIRESRSDDKRFSIFTGTKRLHLRAETREDRHEWVEALQAVKDMFPRISNSELMAPVDNVALSTDKVRQRLVEEGVREAAIQDTEQIMRTEFAALQNQLLLLKQKQWLLIDTLRQLETEKVDLENTVVDESRQLKDSGASSRSRQDKFSEGSASESDEDNERVDAAEEETDEEDNAFFDTRDFLSSSSFKSNGSEYRISSVSSDDEGINAIEAEDGLDPSMRSVGTNFPLVKRRNKLPDPVEKEKSVSLWSMIKDNIGKDLTKICLPVYFNEPLSTLQKGFEDLEYSYLLDRAYEWGKRGNSLMRILNVAAFAVSGYASTEGRICKPFNPLLGETYEADYPDKGLRFFSEKVSHHPMIIACHCEGQGWKFWGDSNLKSKFWGRSIQLDPVGVLTLEFDDGEVLQWSKVTTSIYNLILGKLYCDHYGTMRLQGKHEYSCKLKFKEQSIIDRNPHQVHGIVQDKNGKTAATMFGKWDESMHYVLGDCSGKGKGSDSLSDSRLLWRRNKPPKFPTRYNLTRFAITLNELTPGLKEKLPPTDSRLRPDQRYLENGEYEMANAEKLRLEQRQRQARKMQEQGWKPQWFAKDKGSDTYGYTGGYWEAREQGNWDSCPDIFGQVPCEPQLD from the exons ATGCATCCCTTCTGCTGCATCTCCACGCTCTCCGATCATTCACCGGACCTCCACATGACCTCCTTCGGCTCCAGATCCGACACCCACGCCCGCATCGCCAAAATCGACCCGAACAGCGTCAACAATCACAGCTACAGCCACAGCCATTGCAGCGCCGACTACGGACGCCTCAGTCAGCGCACCACGgcggctgctgctgctgccgccGTGGCAGTCGTGGCTCGGCCGCCCTCGGCAAGGGAGCAGCCGGTCGACGTCCAGATAAACGACATCGTCGGGAATGGCGTGTCCGGAATTCTGTTCAAGTGGGTGAATTACGGCAAGGGGTGGCGGCCGAGGTGGTTCGTTCTGCAAGACGGAGTTTTGTCGTATTATAAGATTCACGGCCCTGATAGGATCTTCGTTACGGTTGAGACTGAGAAAGGATCAAAAGTCATCGGCGACGAATCGATGCGGCGGATTTCGAGGCATAAGAACGGCATTCCTCATAAGCTCCGCCGCAAGCCTTTCGGCGAAGTCCATCTCAAG GTTTCGAGCATCCGCGAAAGCAGATCGGATGATAAGAGGTTTTCGATCTTCACAGGCACAAAGAGGTTGCATTTGAGGGCAGAGACTCGAGAAGATCGACACGAATGGGTGGAAGCATTGCAGGCTGTGAAAGACATGTTCCCGCGGATCTCCAACAGCGAGTTGATGGCTCCGGTCGACAATGTCGCCCTTTCTACTGATAAGGTGAGGCAGCGGCTTGTTGAAGAAGGTGTTAGGGAGGCTGCCATTCAGGACACGGAGCAGATAATGAGGACTGAGTTTGCCGCGTTGCAGAACCAGCTCTTGCTGCTCAAGCAGAAGCAGTGGCTCCTTATTGACACGCTGCGACAGTTAGAG ACAGAAAAGGTAGATTTGGAGAATACAGTGGTAGATGAGAGCCGACAGTTGAAAGATTCTGGGGCTTCCTCTAGATCAAGGCAAGACAAATTCAGTG AAGGGAGTGCAAGTGAATCAGATGAGGATAATGAAAGAGTTGATGctgcagaagaagaaacagaTGAAGAGGACAATGCTTTCTTTGATACTCGTGATTTTCTATCATCTAGTTCTTTTAAAAGTAATGGGTCCGAGTATCGGATATCATCTGTGTCTTCAGACGATGAAGGGATAAATGCCATTGAAGCAGAAGATGGTCTTGATCCATCTATGAGATCTGTTGGAACTAACTTTCCTCTTGTCAAGCGCCGTAATAAGTTGCCGGACCCTGTTGAAAAAGAGAAGAGTGTTAGTCTTTGGTCAATGATTAAGGATAACATTGGGAAGGATCTCACAAAAATATGTCTTCCTGTATACTTTAATGAGCCTCTATCTACTCTACAAAAGGGTTTTGAGGATTTGGAATACTCGTATCTCCTTGATCGAGCATATGAATGGGGTAAAAGG GGTAATAGCCTTATGAGGATACTTAATGTGGCTGCTTTTGCTGTGTCTGGATATGCATCAACTGAAGGAAGAATTTGCAAGCCATTCAACCCATTATTAGGGGAAACATACGAGGCTGACTATCCAGACAAAGGCCTCCGATTCTTCTCAGAGAAG GTTAGTCATCACCCCATGATTATCGCTTGCCACTGTGAGGGTCAAGGATGGAAATTCTGGGGAGACAGCAATTTGAAGAGCAAATTCTGGGGTCGCTCGATTCAGCTTGATCCTGTTGGTGTCCTGACCTTGGAATTTGATGATGGGGAAGTTCTTCAGTGGAGTAAA GTTACAACGTCCATTTACAACCTTATCTTGGGAAAGCTTTACTGTGATCACTATGGGACGATGCGATTACAAGGAAAGCATGAATATTCATGTAAGCTGAAATTTAAGGAGCAGTCTATCATTGACCGAAATCCGCACCAG GTACATGGTATAGTTCAAGATAAGAATGGGAAAACGGCTGCAACAATGTTTGGCAAATGGGATGAGAGCATGCACTACGTTTTAGGAGACTGTTCAGGGAAGGGAAAAGGATCCGACTCTTTATCTGACTCCCGCCTGCTCTGGAGGAGGAACAAGCCACCCAAGTTTCCAACTAGATACAACTTAACACGCTTTGCCATCACATTGAATGAACTCACACCTGGACTGAAG GAGAAGTTGCCCCCAACAGATTCAAGGCTCAGACCCGATCAAAGGTATTTGGAAAATGGGGAGTATGAAATGGCAAATGCAGAGAAGTTGAGGCTGGAACAGAGACAACGGCAG GCACGAAAGATGCAAGAGCAGGGTTGGAAACCGCAGTGGTTTGCAAAGGATAAAGGAAGCGACACATACGGCTACACCGGTGGATATTGGGAGGCAAGGGAACAAGGAAACTGGGATTCATGTCCTGACATTTTTGGGCAAGTCCCTTGTGAACCGCAACTTGACTga
- the LOC126605910 gene encoding phosphatidylinositol 4-phosphate 5-kinase 1-like, translating into MREELLCESPSDVVSHPKKKRSEEEKGERELSTHLVLAPAAVASVGRSRSQATTRRVTPTTTTTIATFPFTTSSSVERYLPNGDLYIGSFSGSHPHGSGRYLWADGCMYEGEWRRGKASGKGRFSWPSGATYEGEFKSGRMEGRGTFTGSDGDTYRGSWSSDRKHGFGEKRYANGDFYEGTWKRNVQEGQGRYVWENGNEYVGEWRNGVISGRGVLIWANGNKYDGQWENGVPKGNGIFTWPDGSCYVGTWNKDLKVHQLNGTFYPANGGKEQRLTDIGDFGSENPTITMRKRSVSSVDGARGSLAERTFPRICIWESDGEAGDITCDIIDNVEASMFYRNGTTFDRDGFGKFGRSPCCFSGEPKKAGQTISKGHKNYDLMLNLQLGIRYSIGKHASIVRDLKPSDFDPKEKFWTRFPPEGSNKTPPHQSFEFRWKDYCPMVFRRLRELFQVDPADYMLAICGNDALRELSSPGKSGSFFYLTQDDRFMIKTVKKSEVKVLIRMLSSYYRHMSRYENSLVTKFYGVHCVKPVGGQKTRFIVMGNLFCSEYRIHRRFDLKGSSHGRTTDKPEGEIDEITTLKDLDLNFVFRLQGKWYHELMKQIDLDCEFLEAERIMDYSLLVGLHFYDGTTYDKMGLSPFYLRSGQKDSYQNEKFMRGCRFIEAELQDMDRVLSGRKPLICLGANMPARAERMARRSDFDQYTPGGFSHLTPSRSGEIYDVVLYFGIIDILQDYDISKKLEHAYKSLQADPSSISAVDPKLYSKRFRDFIGRIFIEDR; encoded by the exons ATGCGCGAAGAACTGCTGTGTGAATCGCCGAGCGACGTCGTTTCCCACCCCAAGAAGAAGAGGTCGGAGGAGgagaaaggggagagagagCTGTCGACGCACTTGGTGTTGGCACCGGCGGCAGTGGCTTCAGTCGGCCGGAGCCGATCTCAGGCGACGACGCGGCGAGTGACGCCGACGACGACCACGACCATCGCGACTTTCCCCTTCACGACGTCGTCGAGCGTCGAGAGGTACCTGCCGAACGGAGATCTCTACATCGGGAGCTTCTCCGGGTCGCACCCGCACGGATCCGGCAGGTACCTCTGGGCCGACGGATGCATGTACGAAGGGGAGTGGCGGCGTGGCAAGGCGTCAGGGAAAGGCAGGTTCTCGTGGCCGTCGGGCGCGACGTACGAGGGTGAGTTTAAGTCGGGTCGGATGGAGGGGCGCGGGACGTTCACCGGATCCGACGGGGACACGTATCGGGGCTCCTGGTCGTCGGATCGGAAACACGGGTTCGGGGAAAAGCGGTACGCGAACGGCGATTTCTACGAGGGTACGTGGAAGCGAAACGTCCAGGAGGGACAAGGCCGGTACGTTTGGGAGAACGGCAATGAGTATGTCGGCGAGTGGCGAAACGGCGTCATTTCGGGTCGGGGCGTTTTGATTTGGGCCAACGGGAACAAATACGACGGGCAGTGGGAAAACGGCGTTCCCAAAGGTAACGGAATATTCACCTGGCCTGACGGCAGTTGCTATGTTGGGACATGGAACAAGGACTTGAAGGTTCATCAGCTTAACGGGACGTTCTATCCGGCTAACGGCGGAAAAGAGCAGAGACTGACCGACATTGGGGATTTCGGGTCGGAGAATCCGACCATTACGATGCGAAAACGCAGTGTTTCGTCGGTTGATGGGGCGAGAGGGAGCTTGGCGGAGAGGACTTTCCCCAGGATTTGCATCTGGGAGTCGGATGGGGAAGCTGGGGATATCACTTGTGATATCATCGATAATGTGGAGGCATCGATGTTCTATCGAAACGGCACCACTTTCGATCGAGATGGGTTCGGGAAGTTCGGGCGAAGTCCTTGTTGTTTCTCCGGCGAACCCAAGAAGGCCGGCCAAACTATTTCAAAAGGGCATAAGAATTACGATTTGATGCTCAATCTTCAACTGGGCATTAG GTACTCAATTGGGAAGCATGCTTCGATAGTCCGGGACCTTAAGCCCAGTGATTTCGATCCGAAGGAGAAGTTCTGGACCAGGTTTCCCCCCGAAGGATCAAACAAAACGCCGCCCCATCAGTCGTTTGAGTTCCGATGGAAGGACTATTGTCCTATGGTCTTCAG ACGTTTGAGGGAGCTATTCCAAGTTGATCCTGCCGATTATATGCTGGCTATTTGCGGAAATGATGCGCTTAGGGAGCTTTCATCTCCAGGGAAGAGTGGAAGCTTTTTTTACCTGACTCAGGACGATAGATTTATGATTAAAACAGTCAAGAAATCGGAAGTCAAG GTGCTTATCAGGATGCTTTCGAGCTATTACAGACATATGTCTCGGTATGAAAATTCTCTCGTGACAAAGTTCTATGGTGTGCATTGTGTCAAACCTGTCGGTGGCCAGAAG ACGAGGTTTATCGTGATGGGCAATTTGTTCTGCTCTGAGTACAGAATACATAGACGATTTGACTTGAAAGGATCCTCCCATGGTCGAACAACTGATAAGCCTGAGGGGGAAATTGATGAAATCACAACTCTCAAGGACTTGGATCTTAACTTTGTGTTTCGCCTCCAAGGAAAATGGTACCACGAGCTTATGAA GCAAATTGATCTGGATTGCGAGTTTTTGGAAGCCGAGAGAATCATGGATTACAGTCTTTTGGTTGGTCTTCATTTCTACGATGGCACTACGTATGACAAAATGGGGCTTTCACCATTTTATTTGCGCTCTG GCCAAAAAGATTCGTATCAAAATGAAAAGTTTATGCGTGGGTGTCGATTTATCGAGGCTGAGCTACAAGACATGGATCGAGTGTTATCTGGCCG GAAACCATTGATCTGTTTAGGAGCCAATATGCCTGCAAGGGCAGAGCGGATGGCTCGAAGGAGTGATTTTGATCAGTACACTCCTGGTGGGTTCAGCCATTTGACCCCTTCACGCAGCGGTGAAATCTACGATGTAGTCCTTTACTTTGGGATCATCGACATTTTACAAGACTACGATATCAGCAAGAAGTTAGAGCATGCATATAAATCATTGCAGGCTGACCCATCTTCGATCTCAGCTGTTGATCCGAAGCTTTACTCAAAGAGGTTCAGGGATTTCATCGGAAGAATTTTCATAGAAGACAGGTAG